From the Sediminispirochaeta bajacaliforniensis DSM 16054 genome, the window AACGGGATTTCCACCTGAGCGAGGGGATCGTAAACCTCGCTCGCCCCGAAGCCCATCTGAAATGAGAAAAACTGACCGGCAACCAGAAAAATGGTAAAAATCACCGTCATCATAAATCCGATTACCACCCCGATAAGGGCCTCTCCCAAAAGGAGCATAGCGTATTGGAGAGCAGCCTCGGGAACAGGATAACCGGCTTCTGCCACCCATGGGTAGATGATAATCGAAGAAAGGAGTGCCAAAACCACGCGAACGACTCCGGGAACGGTGCTGCTGGACATGACAGGGGCAACCGCCAGCATTGCAAATATGCGGGCGAAGAGAAGGAGAAGAAGCTGTGCACTACCGGTCAGGGCATCGATATTCAAGGCTTACACTATCCTCCTATCCTGGGGATCACCATAAACAAATCTATGGTAAAGGTTTTGAGTGTCTGAAGCATCCAGGGACCGAAAACAGCGAGCGCCAGCAGAATAGCGGCGATCTTCGGCACAAAGGTGAGGGTTTGTTCCTGAATCGAGGTCGTCGCCTGAAAAATGGAAATGATGAGACCGACCCCGACCCCGATCAGAAGAACGGGACCGGAGAGCACCAAAATCTGAAAAACAGCACTTCGAATAAGCTCTATTGCAAAACCCAACGACACCTTTCACCTCCCTATTTAAAACTGAGGATCAATTGCTGTGTAATAAGATCCCATCCGTCGACAAGCACGAAAAGGATCAACTTAAACGGCAAAGAAATCATGACCGGCGGCAACATAATCATACCCATGGACATAAGGGTCGAGGCAACCACCATATCGATGATGATAAACGGAACAAACAGCAATATGCCGATCTTAAAGGCTACGGTCAGTTCATGAAGCACAAAGCTGGGAATAAGAACGTAGGTGGGAACCTGGGAGAAATTTTCCGGTTTTCCTAATCCCCGCATACGCATAAAGAGCTGAATATTCTCATGATCACCGTCCATCTGGCGATACATAAAGAGTCGCAAAGGCGCAGCAGCCTCATCGTACATCTCCCGGATGCCGATCTCGCCATCGGCGAAGGGACGAAAGGAGTTTTGATATATCTGTTCTCCCGTCGGCCACATGATGAATATCGTCAAAAAAATCGCCACCCCCATCATTACCTGATTTGGAGGCACCTGCTGAAGAGAGAGGCTTCGCTTTATAAAATCGAAAACAATGGCGATGCGAAGAAAGCAGGTGGTAAGAATGATGATCGAAGGGGAAAGGGTAATGACCGCAAGCAAAAGCAGAAGCTGTATCGAGAGGGCCACCTCCTGATTGCTCTGTGGTTCGCGAACCGTAAGATCGATAAAGGGAACGGTAATGCCGTTGTCGCTACGTTCGGTAGGCCGCTCTTGTGCAAAGGAGCTACCGCCGACAACGAAAAGTAAAAACAGAAGAATAACCGTTATGCGCTTTTTCATAGCTTTTTCAACCGGTCCCGCTGTTTTTGAAGGAAAAGGGCCCCGGAATCTCCACCGTTTCCCCGGGCTGCATCACCGAAAATTGAACGAAAGGTACCGGCAAAGCTCTTCCCGTCTGCCTTTCTGCCGGACTCGAAGAGAGCTATGCGATCAAGGGTTTCTTTGTCTTCCACCTTGGAAACAAGACTCACACCGCCATCGGCGGAACCGATAAGAAAGACCTCGTTTCCGACACCGACAAGATGAAGTGCACGGCTACCGGAAAGTGGCTGGCTTGCAAGAAGCGTAATCAATTCACCGCCCCCGCTCTTCGGATTACCGATTCGCTTGAGAAAGAGAAAAAGAACATAGATAACGGCTATGACGGCGGCAAGGACCAGCACCATCCGAAGAAAATCCCAGACCGAAAAAGTCGTCAGCTCACTTTCCAGCTGAACGGCAGGCTGCTGGGCATCATTGACAACCAAGTCCTGTTCGTCGACCGGTACATTCTCCTGAGCGTTTAGCGGCTGAGTATCTTCCGATTCCTGAGAAAAAAGAGTAAAGGGCGCTATCATGGCTGTACAAAAGATAAGAGCCAGGACCACCCCTTTGAGTGTCCAATTCATCTATTCCCCTCCCGTTTGCCGCATCGTTCCCCGTTCGATGCGGCTTGTCGATGAATCTAACGCATCACGAAAACCCCTCCACCCTATCCATGGGCGAAACGATCTCCGTAACACGAACGCCGAAGTTTTCGTCGATGACGACGACCTCTCCCTTGGCGATTAATTTATGATTTACCAATATATCTACCGGTTCACCGGCAAGCTTATCAAGTTCGATGATGGTTCCCTCTCCCATCCCCAGGATATCTTTGATGAGCCGTTTTGTCCTTCCCAACTCAACGGTCATCTCCATGTAAACATCCATCAGCAAACCGATATTACCCTGTTCGCCGCTTACCATCTGGGGATTCAGCGGAGGAAACTGCACAGGCTGCACATTGGCCTGGTTGTACATTCCCTGACCGCCTCCGTAACCGGGCATGGCACCCATGCCCATATTATTCATACCCATATTCCCCATGTTTGCACCGCCCATGGACCCAGGAGCTCCGCCCTGGACCTGAGATTGCTGGTTCATATTCATGCCGGACTGCGGGGCCTGAGCAGGCCCGCCCGATGCGCCGAGGATTTCCTGCACGGCACCAACGGAAAAAATCTCGTAGAGATAACTGGGCGGAGTATCGTCGATAACCAGGGGATAGCTGGCACGAACCAGCGATGAACCTGCCGGAACACGAATATCGGACGAATCAATCAGTTTGGTATCACCGGGAGCATTCATTACGGTTTTACCGATGGAATCCCCGATCACCGTGGCCGCGGAACCGGCAAGGGTGTTACCAGCCTCCTCAATGGCAGATAAGGCCGCCTCATTGAGTTCGACCCCCTCCTGGCCCATCATCTTTCCGGCTATCTGAACGGCAATGTCCTCCGGAATGAGATAGGAATGCTCCCCGGAAATACCGTCGCTATAATCAATCTTAATCTCGACAAGCCGATCAGGAAGGCCGGAACCCGCCTCGCCGGGAGAGAGTACCTCTACCTTCGGGGCCTTGAGGTCGACATTCTCATCGATCATTCCCGAGAGATTAGAGGCCTGGGGGCCCACGATTCCGCCAAGCAATTCCGCAAAGCGGTTCCTCTCCTGAGGCGAAAGCCCCTGATCGGCCCCGCTGTCCGCAGCACCGAAGTCCATTCCTCCGCCCTGAAGCAGAGCATCAATTTCGTCTTGTGAGAGAGAGCCGTCGCTCATGCTATTCCCCTTCCTCGGCTACAAGCTCTTCGAACTCTTCCTTGCCGAGTTCCTCGAGTCTGTGCACTATCTGTACCGCAACCTTGTTCCCGACAAGGCCGGGGCGGCACTCAAACTTCTTTCGGTTTCCGATTTTGATGGTCATCGGATCCCCTACCCGTATATCCGGCAGCCGGATGACATCTCCCGCCCGAAGACTCAAGACATCCCGTACGGTAAGATTCATTTCGCCGATCTCGGCGACCACCGGGATGGCCACGGTCGAAAGGCGATCTTTTAATATATTGAGGTTCTCGGTGGTGGCGCCACTGCGAACCGAAGAGTACATATACTGGGCCGACAGTTTCGAAATGATCGGCTCAATGGTCAGGTAGGGAATACAGAAGTTCATCATACCTTCCACCTCACCCACCTTCGTCTCAAGGGTAACAAGGACAACCATCTCCGTGGGGGGCACAATCTGGGCAAACTGCGGATTCGTTTCGATTTGTCCCAGACGGGGACGGAGGTCGATCACCTGACTCCACGCTTCCCGCAGGTTTCCCAGTATCCGAACAATGATTCCTTCCATTACCGTCTGCTCAATATCGGTAAGATCACGATTTACCTTGCTTCCTTCGCCCTGGCCGCCCATGAGGCGGTCGATCACCGAAAAAGTGATTGCAGGATCGATCTCCAGCACCGCCGACCCCTTCAACGGGTCCATATTGATAATCCCGAGGGTAGTTGGGTTTGGGATGGAGCGAATAAACTCCTCGTAGGTAAGCTGATCTACCGAAGCAACATGGACATGGACCATACTTCGAAGCTGGGCCGAAAGCGCAGTAGTTGTCAAACGGGCAAAGGTCTCGTGCATGATGGAGACCGTACGGATCTGCTCCTTGGAAAATTTATCAGGACGTTTGAAATCGTAGATCTTGATCTTGCGCTGATCCTGGACCTGAGTAACCGATTCGGTCTCAATCTCTCCGCTCGAGATGGCGGTGAGCAGCTGATCAATTTCGTCCTGGGAGAGAACCTCGTTCATTCGCCCTTCCTAAAACTCCATGACATTGAAGGAGAGGAACACCACATCCTTCACATAGGGTTTATCCATCATCTTGTTGATCATCTCTTTCAATTCGTTCTTCAGCTGCGGCTCGTAGTTGGCGTTCAACTCCGCTTCCAGCTTCCTGGAAAAAAAGTAGCGTGTCTGATCTACAATCTGCTCGCGGCGCTGGTTGATCTCGTTCTGAGCGTTTTTATTGTCCATGTCATAACCAAGCTTGATGGAGACAATAACCGTCGCAGGATTTTCATCGCTTGTCCGGGTACGGATTTCACCTACATCGTACCACTGCAAAATCGGCTGAACCTGCTGGTACGCCTCGGAGGGGGACGGATAGGCCTCGGCCTTCGGCCCCTTGGTCATGACGCTGACGGTAATGAACACAACGGTTACGATAAAGATGATGGCTGCAAGCCCGAGGGCTACCCATTTGAGAATTTTGAGAATAGCTGCGGGAACAAAGCCCGGCTTTCCACCGCCTCCGGCATCGCCGCCGCCTATTTCTTCATCGACAAATACTTCTTCATCGCCCATCACACGCTCCTGAAGCTCATATCAGGAAAATTTTACCAGAGAAGCGGGATTATTGCAAACCCCGCTTTCACCAACTTATATCCTCGGAAGGATCAAAGGTGTCCATCGGAGAGTATAATGATATCGACCCTCCGATTATAGGCCTTTCCTTCCTCGGTAGTCTCCGAAGCGAGGGGGACCGTATCTGCGAACCCCGCCACCTGAAACTGATTCTCGGTTACGCCGAAATCAACCAAATAGTGCAGAACATTGGTTGCCCGATCCGTCGAAAGCTCCCAATTGGTCGGCCATGGGCCGGTGGGGTCGGTAGGGGTCGAATCGGTATGCCCCTCTATTCGGAACTTCCTGCCCGGCATGGATCGCAGCAGAGCCGAAAGCTTCTGAAGGGTCTCGCGGCTCTCCTCGATCTGAACCTCGGCACTGGCCGGCTTAAAAAAAGCATCGGAGGCAAGGGTTATGATCAATCCCCGCTCATCCTGCTGTACCCGGACCTTCTGACTTTTGATCTCCGGCTCAAACTGGCTTATTGCCTTGCGCCTCGCCTCGTCCAGAGCCCGCCCACGATTGGTCGAGGGAAGGGACATGATCATGTTTCCGAGTTCGGCCAGCTTTCCCTCCTGAAGGGTCTGACCGCCGGTATACATTCCCAGACCGCTGAAGGCGGCCAGGATCAAATTCATCTTTGAATCGTCCGGGGTCGAGGTAGTGTAAAGCATGACGAAAAACGTAAGAAGAAGCGTTACCATGTCCCCATAGGTGTTCATCCACGCCGGAGAACCTGTGGGACATTTCTTCTTCTTTTTTTTCGGCCCATCTGCCATAGTATACCCCGTTACTCCTGCATCATCACGTCAAGCATCTCTTTTCTCTTTGCCGGCTCAAGGAAGGAGATCAATTTGTACTTGAGAATATTAGGGTTGTCCCCGGCCTGTATGGAGAGGATTCCCTCGATCATGATATCCCTGCTCAGTCGTTCCGCCTTGTCTCTGTCTTCGAGCTTATTCTTAAAGGGAATGAACAGAAGGTTGGCCAGGAATGAACCGTACAACGTAGTGATAAGGGCGGTCGCCATACCGGAACCGATAGCATCAGGATCGTCGAGGTTGGCAAGCATGGCGATAAGCCCGATCAGAGTTCCGATCATTCCGAAGGCGGGAGTCAGGGCACCCCAGTCATCAAATATCTTGATACCGACTGCATGGCGTTCCTCCAGCTGTCCCACATCGTTGTAGAGGATGGACTTTATCAGTTCGGGATCCGTCCCGTCGACCACCAGCTGTATACCGTTTTTGAGAAACTCATCCTCCACCTCTTCGATATCATCCTCCAGGGCAAGCAAGCCCTCTCGGCGTGCCCGCTCCGAAAAGTTTACCAGGGTGGTGATCGTTTTCTCGACCTCGTAGTTGGGGACTTGAATGGCGTGACGGACATACTTCATGACTCCGAGAATCCTGGGAAGGGGGTTCGAGACCATCAAACCGGCAAAGGAACCGCCAAGGACGATCAAGATAGAAGGAATATCAATGTAGATGCCGACACCGACGCCGCCGATGATGATTCCCATGGCGACCATCGCCACACCGAGGATCAATCCGCCTATTGTAGCTATATCCATTCCCTACTCCTCGTTGCCAAAGGAGCCGATGAGACGCCGGTATTCGACGATTCGATCAATGACGACATCCGCAGTTTCACGAAGGATCAGACGTTTTCCCGAAAGCATGGTCAGCACCGTGTCGGGCACCGCTTCCATCGACTCTATCTGATGAGGGTTAACAAAAAACTCTTTTCCGTTCAGCTGGGTCACCTTGATCATCCAGATCGGCTCCTATTCATAGTATCCTATTAGCGTTTGAGCGTCAGAAGCTCCTGAAGCATCTGATCGCTGGTGGTTATGGTCCTGCTGTTTGCCTGAAAACCACGCTGAGTCACGATCATATCGGTAAACTGTTCAGCAAGGTCCACGTTGCTCATCTCAAGGGCCCCCGCAATCAGCTTACCTTTTCCCGCCACGCCTGATTCTCCGATACGCGCCTCACCGGAGTTGTTCGACACGACAAAGGTGCTCTCGCCGGCCTTCTCCAGGCCTCCGGGATTGGTAAAACTGGCAAGGGCCACCTGCCCCAAGGTTCTGTTCGCACCGTTGGAGTAAACCCCGGTAATGACGCCACTCTGATCAATCTTGAAGCTTTCGAGATACCCCATGCCGTAGCCGTCCTGCTTGAAGGCCTTGGTCGAACTCTTTTCGGCAAACTGGGTAATGGTGTCGACGACGCTTCCTACATCTCCAAGATTGAGAACCATGTCCTGACGAACCGGAGCCCCGGCCTCGGGCGTTGCTCCGGCGACATCGAAGGCGACATTCACCTGGAGGGTTCCGTTATCGATTCTGTCGCCCTGACCGTCGACGGCAGCCTGGAGGGTTCCGAGATTATCAAACTCCACCACAAAGGTGTTGGTATCGTTGTTGGCTTCGCCAATATCAACTTGGGTGTTGGTGGGAGTTTCGGCATCGGGATCAACGGTAACAGAGCCCTGCCACTGATTCTCCGTACCCGCTACACGGGTAAAATTAATACGGAGGGTATGCTCTTCACCGAAACTGTCGTAGATGGTCTTGTCGATACTCCAGGTACCTTGGGCGACATCCGCGGCACCGGCACCGGCAGGAATCAAGGGAGTACGTTTATCCAAGTTACAAGCAAGATCGACTTCACCGGTGGCGCGTGCAGGGTCCTTGCTCCCTACAGGAATAACAAGGTCTTCCACATCGGTAGCGGTATTTATGAAGGTCCGTCCATCGACATCCTGTGCCATCCAGCCCTGGACCCTAAGGCCGTTTGCGGGATTAACCAGCGTACCGTTTTCATCAAGACCAAAGGCTCCGGCCCTGGTGTAGAACTCTTTATCGCCGGAACGTTCAATAAAAAAGCCGTCACCCTGAATGGCGATATCGGTCATGATACCGGTAGTCTGAAGAGACCCCTGGGTGTGGACCGTATCGATGGAGGCCACATTCATCCCCAGACCGACCTGCTTCGGGTTGACACCGCCGACCTCGTCGGTAGGTCTGGCTGCCCCGGACATGGTCTGACTCAAAAGATCCTGAAAGTTGACCCGTCCTTTTTTAAAACCAATGGTATTTACATTCGATATATTATTTCCGATGACGTCCATCCTGGTCTGATGGTTCTGCAGGCCGGAAACACCGGCATAAAGTGATCGCATCATCTGGAAGCCTCCTTGTTGCTCACTGTCTCAACCGAATCGTAGTCATAATAGGTCCCGTTCACCAGCAGTTGGGGATAGTCCTTACCCGAAACAGCCTCCACGGTCCCGTGAATTTTCTGATCACCCTGAAGGATATCAACCTGTCTGCCAATCAGATCATAAGCAGCATTTCGTCCCAAGGTATTCTTGACGGAAACGAACTGCTGGGAAAGGTTATTCATCTGCTCAAGGGAGGAAAACTGAGCCATTTGAGCAATAAACTCCTTGTCTTCCATCGGCTTGGTCGGGTCCTGATACTGAAGCTGTGTAAGCAAAAGCTTGAGAAAATCATCTTTGCCCAGAGACTGATTGAGCCCCTTCCCTTCCGCAAGGGATTTATTCAGGGAATCAACCTGCATCTGCACCTTCAGCTGGTCCTGTCCCGACATGACCGTGCTAAAATCCATCAACCTTCCTCCTCCCGGTCACACGACCAGGTTTATCAAATTCTCTTCGCCGACATTGTATTGATCCGCCGACGCTATGTTCGCATCCATCGCCTCTACCGCAGAAAAACGGTTTCCGTGAAAAGCCGGCGTTTGGGCCTGTTCGGAAGAGGCATCGCCCCTGGCCTGGTCGCCACCGACAAAAACATTCAGCTTCGCCGATTCAAAACCGTTTGCCTCAAAGTTCCGTTCCAACTGTCGCAGGCTTGCTTCAAAGGCGTCCCGTACACTTGTATTGTCGACAAAAATTCTCCCGGCTATATGGTTATCTTCCAATTGAAGCCGAATCCTCACGCTTCCAAGATTTTCTGGATGGAGAATGAGACGGATCTCACCGGCACTGTCGCTTTTGACGACAATCGAAGCCTGCTTTACAATCTTTCCGGAAAGGTCCTGCTGTAACCGCGAAGAAAGGAGTTGGGCAGAACGCTCGACATTTTGAGCTCCTCCCCTTGCCGTCCCGTCGCTCTGGGGAGATAGATGGACATGCATAACCTGATTATGTTCACCGCCGTCGCCCTTAGCCGATAGAGTATCGCCTGTCTTGCCGGCATCCGCCGCATCATGGGATGTATGGACCATGCTGTTCATCCGATCCTTCATCCCCTCTGTTTTCTCTTTTACAAGCGCTGTCGGTTTCGTCGTAGAAGTCAACTTCTGTTTTTCCAAAGCAGAAGTTGATTTTTCGCCTTTCGCCTGCTGCTTCACCTTTTTTCCGGGGACAAGTGCCGATTCCTTTATAACGGTGCTGTGTTCCGCATTCTTTTTTGCAAGCGCCTTAGCATCGTGCTTTTTCTTCGAAGCCGCCTCCGCAGATAGCATTCTCTCGTGCTGGCCGCCATGCTTTCGCAGATCTACGATCCGAAGCTTTGCGCCTTTTTCGTTTTCCTGGGCAAGGTGGAGACGTTCAGCCTTTTCCTGCACCATTTTGCCTTCTTTTGAGGAATTATCAGCTGTTTTTTTCACCGTGTCGGAAAGATCATTCTTTGCCGGGGCATGGGCCTTTTTATCGGTATCCGCTTTAAGAAGATGAAGCCCTATACTATTGAGGTCCCCGGAAGAATCTTTTTTTTCGGACTTTTCAGAACGCTTTTTCTTACTTTCTTCGACGGCTTCCTCATCGCATTTATGCTTCGAAGAGAGCTTTTTACTCCCCGTGTTTTCGGGCAACTCATTCGGCTTCTCTTTCCGTTTTGGTTCTCCCGTTTTCGGGCTTCCTTTTGCTTCGACAGGAGCCGCTTCTGATCTCTTTTTTTCCTCTACTTTTTCTTCTTTTGCGGCAGTGATACGATCGAAATAGCTCCCGAAATTCGCCCCCTCTTCCTCAGAAGAGCGAACCTCTTTGACTCCGGATGCAGTAGAAAGATCGACTCCGGTACTCTTTTCCGAAATCGCCATCATTGGAATCACGTTTCCTCCATACCCGACGTCGGTCAGGGCTTTACGATCATTTTTCTGCTCAGGACAGCGGCACGATCCGCAGGCATCAGGCTCAGCCAGTAGGAGACGGTGGAAGCTTCACCACTTTCCTGGGCTATCTCCTCTACCGTCCGAAGAATATCGATCACATCCTGGTCGTCCATCTCCAAAAGACGGTCGACGGCCTGCTGAGGCGGCATACCGACGTAATATTGGGCTGCCTGTCGCAGGTTCGCTCTTTTATTTTCGTACAGTTTAAGCCTTTGGTTAAACGAATTTTCTTGTTCTTTCAGGCCATTTTCCCGTTCCTGAAGCACTTCCAGTTTTTGCTCGATCTCAGCTTCCCTGGTATCAAGGCCACTCTCCCGCCGATCGAGCTCTTCATCCCTAATATCGAGAGCCTCAAGCTGCTTGGCAAGACGCTCCTTCTCGAGCATAAGGGTGTCCAGATTTTGTGCTTCGGGAGGCTCTTCAGGAACATCCACCCCCACCATATGCAGGACCGGTGCAAAAAGCGGTTTCACCTGAATCAGACCGAGATAATCGAACCAAAGCAGTCCGGAGAAGATCAGGACTATGATGAGAAGAACCAATACAAAGATTCGTGCTCCGGTTTGTGCCGCTGATGCCACAAATTACCTCCCTTGCCTTACTCGTACCGACAAAGAAGAACCAATCTCGTCGAGGCTCCTCTGCTGCACGGCCAGCTCCTGCTTTCTATGAATTTCGGCCTTCCGTTCTTTCAGTTTCTCCAGGACCTTGCGTTTACGGGAAGCCTCAAGGAATTCATGTTGAGCCTCAGCCCGTTTTGCCTCGAGATCTTCCAGTCTGATGGAAAGCTCCTGTCGCTCACATCGCATGCGACGACCGAAATGCTCAATCTCCAGAAGCTCCTCAAGATCGAAGCCCTCTCGTCTGTCGAGAAAACTTTGTCGCTCCTGCATGGTACGCTCTTCGATCTGACGCCTGACGGTAACACATTCTCCAATAATCTTTCCAAGATTGATTTCCTTCTGTCGCTCCTCCCATTGGCGAAGCTCCAGGATAGATTCAAGCGCGAATTGAAACCGTTTCATATGCGTCCAGCTCCTCTTCAGGAATAGGAATTCCCGCAATCTCTCCCATACGGGCTATGGTTTCTCTGATCGGTGCCGCTTCGGTAATACCTTGCCCCAGGAATTCACGAATTGCATCGATCTTTTCTATCGCCTCGTCGATGGCGGAATTGCTGCCTTCGGCATAGGCCCCGACATTGATCAGGTCCTCGGCGTCGGTATAGACCGCAAGAAGCGATCTCAGCTTTCCTGAGGCCTTCTGGACCAAAGGAGAGGTGATCTTCGTTCCGAGACGACTCAAACTGGCAAGCACATCAATGGCAGGATAACGATACGCCTGGGCCAGCTTTCTGCTCAAGACGATATGTCCATCCAGAATACCACGAACGGCGTCGGCAACCGGCTCATCCATATCGTCGCCCTCCACAAGGATGGTATAAAAACCGGTAATAGTTCCCCGCTCTCCTGTCCCACAGCGCTC encodes:
- the fliJ gene encoding flagellar export protein FliJ produces the protein MKRFQFALESILELRQWEERQKEINLGKIIGECVTVRRQIEERTMQERQSFLDRREGFDLEELLEIEHFGRRMRCERQELSIRLEDLEAKRAEAQHEFLEASRKRKVLEKLKERKAEIHRKQELAVQQRSLDEIGSSLSVRVRQGR